From one Lolium rigidum isolate FL_2022 chromosome 4, APGP_CSIRO_Lrig_0.1, whole genome shotgun sequence genomic stretch:
- the LOC124647580 gene encoding uncharacterized protein LOC124647580 — protein sequence MAQVLNNIETNRPRNEQLLERVAQNTERRPDNCVTLGDFIRALPPVFTHPKEPLDADDWLRTIERKFNALHVPPGERVNFATYQLEGAAGSWWEGQRQSSDSDSVVLEMDPLVNELKRKLDSLKSSMAQLEEDNPPRIMVAKVGHLTRNVRNGEYDPDHVSIGPYNYHWQLPTQQDKLRSLAVVLSAAEEPSMTVEVYLKELACLEDKARSYYANTFDGITKHQFVHMLLLDGCYILSRFSSFPAKHTAHVAGAARSSAFAASLEDLAVVRDVFFLAENQIPFFVLEKIGELTVSDGKARVGRCIADHALELMKAQRYAVAAPAMVPPELTAPENLLHLLHMHLKPQETDALLPGRGTTGTGNGAADKTVSSVGRWRTATEYSYAGVEFRSQEMSQKGDVRCILDVKLDSGGGTLVVPRLDIDNETWRLLRNLMELEQRNREAVGSHVTAYCIFMSQLASDRKDVEMLSKRGVIVHAHGNDGEVAQHFADLCKGITFDKSDPNINYLWDTRQKLDKRSRSYRRRWMAWLRRKYFSNPWLAVGLLAAAIGLVCELVQAVYSALSYKQA from the exons ATGGCGCAGGTTCTTAACAACATTGAGACCAACCGCCCGAGGAATGAACAACTTCTGGAGCGTGTAGCTCAAAACACAGAGCGTCGTCCCGACAACTGTGTCACACTTGGGGACTTCATCCGTGCACTACCTCCTGTCTTCACCCACCCCAAGGAGcctcttgatgctgatgattggcttcgcaccatcgaACGCAAGTTCAACGCTCTTCATGTTCCACCAGGTGAACGCGTGAACTTCGCCACCTACCAGTTAGAAGGTGCTGCTGGTTCTTGGTGGGAAG GCCAACGCCAATCTAGCGATTCGGATTCCGTCGTTCTAGAGATGGATCCATTGGTCAATGAACTCAAAAGAAAACTAGACTCCCTGAAATCCTCCATGGCGCAGCTAGAAGAAGACAACCCTCCTCGCATCATGGTCGCCAAGGTCGGCCACCTCACGCGCAACGTCCGCAACGGCGAGTATGATCCCGATCACGTCTCCATCGGCCCGTACAACTACCATTGGCAACTCCCGACGCAACAGGACAAGCTGCGAAGCCTGGCCGTCGTGCTCTCGGCGGCGGAAGAACCCAGCATGACGGTGGAGGTCTAcctcaaggagctggcgtgcCTCGAGGACAAGGCGCGGAGTTATTACGCCAACACATTCGATGGCATTACGAAACACCAATTCGTCCACATGCTCCTGCTCGATGGCTGCTACATACTCTCCCGCTTCTCGAGCTTCCCAGCAAAACACACTGCGCACGTTGCGGGGGCTGCCCGCTCTTCAGCGTTCGCCGCCTCCCTTGAAGATTTGGCAGTGGTCCGCGacgtcttcttcctcgcggaGAACCAGATACCGTTCTTCGTCCTCGAGAAGATCGGCGAGCTGACAGTGTCAGACGGCAAGGCTCGCGTGGGTAGATGTATCGCGGATCATGCCCTTGAACTAATGAAGGCACAAAGGTACGCAGTGGCAGCGCCGGCCATGGTGCCTCCCGAGCTGACGGCCCCAGAGAATCTTCTCCATCTTCTGCATATGCATTTGAAGCCACAGGAAACGGATGCCCTATTGCCAGGCCGAGGCACCACAGGGACAGGAAACGGCGCCGCCGATAAAACCGTGTCTTCGGTGGGCCGGTGGCGCACGGCGACGGAGTACAGCTACGCCGGCGTGGAGTTCAGGAGCCAAGAGATGAGCCAAAAGGGGGACGTGCGCTGCatcctggacgtgaagctggacagcgGCGGCGGCACGCTGGTGGTGCCCCGCCTGGACATCGACAACGAGACGTGGCGGCTGCTGCGCAACCTGATGGAGCTGGAGCAGCGGAACCGGGAGGCGGTGGGGAGCCACGTCACGGCCTACTGCATCTTCATGTCCCAGCTGGCGAGTGACAGGAAAGACGTGGAGATGCTGTCTAAGAGGGGGGTCATCGTGCACGCCCACGGCAACGACGGCGAGGTGGCCCAACACTTCGCCGACCTCTGCAAGGGGATCACGTTCGACAAAAGCGATCCGAATATCAACTACTTGTGGGACACACGCCAGAAGCTGGACAAGCGGTCCCGGAGCTACCGCCGGAGGTGGATGGCGTGGCTAAGGCGCAAGTACTTCAGCAACCCCTGGCTCGCCGTTGGGCTCCTGGCAGCTGCCATCGGCCTAGTTTGCGAACTTGTCCAAGCAGTCTACTCTGCTTTGAGTTACAAACAAGCTTAG